One window of the Rufibacter radiotolerans genome contains the following:
- a CDS encoding family 43 glycosylhydrolase translates to MPLQAVAKPLFSDPIYDGAADPVIVYHKKEKKWFMLYTNRRATNAQAEGVTWVHGTRIGIAESSDGGTTWTYRDTANINYRPVAAYTHWAPDVIEHDGTYHMYLTYVPGIFTDWNHPRHIIHLTSQDLFNWDYQSTLPLVNDKVIDANVFRLPDGTWRLWYNNERDGKSIYYADSKDLYQWQDKGRAIKARGEGPKVFQWKGQYWMIIDAWKGLQVYSSPDLLTWKPQEERLLEEPGQGKDDQAIGGHPDVVVNNGKAYLFYFTHPGRAKANPSPASSVNAKRSVIQLAELQYQNGKLTTDRDKPTYIHLKPGK, encoded by the coding sequence GTGCCCCTGCAAGCAGTAGCCAAACCCTTATTCTCCGACCCCATTTATGACGGGGCCGCAGACCCGGTGATCGTCTACCATAAAAAGGAAAAGAAATGGTTCATGCTCTACACCAACAGGCGGGCCACCAATGCCCAAGCCGAAGGCGTGACCTGGGTGCACGGCACCCGCATAGGTATTGCAGAGTCTTCTGACGGAGGCACCACCTGGACCTACCGGGACACCGCCAATATCAATTACCGGCCGGTAGCGGCCTACACTCACTGGGCCCCTGACGTGATTGAGCATGACGGCACTTACCACATGTACCTCACCTATGTGCCCGGCATTTTCACTGACTGGAACCACCCACGGCACATTATCCATCTAACCAGCCAGGACCTGTTCAACTGGGATTATCAATCCACGCTGCCGCTGGTAAATGACAAAGTGATAGATGCCAATGTGTTCCGCCTCCCTGACGGCACCTGGCGCCTGTGGTACAACAATGAACGGGACGGTAAATCCATTTACTACGCAGACAGCAAAGATCTGTACCAATGGCAAGACAAAGGCAGAGCCATTAAGGCCCGAGGTGAGGGCCCTAAGGTCTTTCAGTGGAAAGGCCAGTACTGGATGATCATTGACGCCTGGAAAGGCCTGCAGGTCTATTCTTCTCCAGACCTGCTCACCTGGAAACCCCAGGAAGAACGTCTCTTGGAAGAACCCGGCCAAGGCAAAGATGACCAGGCCATAGGCGGTCACCCAGATGTGGTGGTGAACAATGGCAAAGCTTACCTTTTTTACTTTACCCACCCGGGCAGGGCAAAAGCCAATCCGTCCCCAGCCAGTTCAGTAAATGCCAAAAGAAGCGTTATTCAACTCGCAGAGCTGCAATACCAGAACGGAAAGCTAACCACTGATAGAGACAAACCTACCTACATTCACCTGAAACCGGGTAAGTAG
- a CDS encoding rhamnogalacturonan lyase — MILVCTAGFAQRHVENLGRGVVAVRTNDSQVFVSWRVLGTDLPKVAFNLYRGKLKLNQTPISGATNYLDNTTGNEVYTVRPVIEGKEQAASAPATVWTEPFKRLPLQRPANGTTPKGEEYSYSPNDCSVGDVDGDGEYEIIVKWDPSNTHDNSHRGYTGNVYLDAYKMDGTQLWRIDLGKNIRAGAHYTQYMVYDFDSDGKAELACKTADGTIDGAGTVIGDPLADYRNNFGYILSGPEYLTIFNGQTGASMATTNYVPGRGNVASWGDSYGNRVDRFLAGVGYFDGQRPSLVMSRGYYTRTVVAAWDWRNGQLTQRWIFDTNTPENRPYAGQGNHSLSINDVDRDGKDEVVYGSMTIDNNGTGLYSTGLGHGDALHVSDLDPNRPGLESWTAHESQGQYQGNGLWMRDAGTGEKLWGIPTTGDIGRAMTADIDPRHKGYEVWGAVRGGLYNAKGEVISTNKPRSMNFASWWDGDLQRELLDGTSIDKWGYANGNQIRLLSAHTYGAERNNWTKSNPGLSADILGDWREEVIYRHNNNQELLIFTTTIPTPHRLYTFMHDTQYRTAIAWQNVGYNQPPHTSFYVGEGMSAPPTPAIALVQDKGPTAPAIYLTARGGESKTYLGWSTINYKVARLEVYRSPEPNPANRVLISRLDGATKSFLDENLPNKTTYYYWVDGYDASGRKVTSAPAAATF; from the coding sequence ATGATATTGGTTTGCACGGCTGGCTTCGCGCAACGGCACGTTGAGAATCTGGGCCGCGGAGTAGTGGCCGTCCGGACCAATGACAGCCAAGTGTTCGTGAGTTGGCGGGTTCTGGGCACTGATTTACCAAAGGTTGCCTTTAACCTGTACCGGGGGAAATTGAAACTCAACCAAACGCCTATTTCGGGGGCCACCAATTACCTGGATAACACCACCGGCAATGAGGTCTACACCGTACGCCCGGTAATAGAAGGGAAGGAGCAAGCCGCCTCCGCACCCGCCACCGTCTGGACAGAACCTTTCAAGCGCCTTCCATTGCAACGGCCCGCCAACGGCACCACGCCCAAAGGCGAAGAATATTCTTATAGCCCCAACGACTGCAGTGTGGGAGATGTAGATGGAGACGGCGAATATGAAATCATTGTGAAATGGGACCCCTCCAATACCCATGACAACTCCCATAGGGGCTATACCGGAAATGTCTACCTGGATGCCTACAAAATGGACGGTACCCAACTCTGGCGCATTGACCTGGGCAAAAACATTAGGGCCGGCGCGCATTACACCCAATATATGGTCTATGATTTTGACAGCGACGGCAAAGCCGAACTAGCCTGTAAGACCGCCGACGGGACTATAGACGGGGCCGGGACCGTGATTGGTGACCCCCTGGCAGATTACAGGAATAACTTTGGATATATTCTGAGTGGCCCTGAGTACCTGACCATTTTTAATGGCCAGACCGGGGCATCCATGGCAACCACCAACTATGTGCCGGGCCGTGGCAACGTGGCCAGTTGGGGAGATAGTTACGGTAACCGGGTAGACCGCTTTCTGGCGGGAGTTGGCTATTTTGACGGTCAGCGGCCCAGCCTGGTCATGTCCAGAGGCTATTACACCCGCACCGTAGTGGCGGCCTGGGATTGGCGCAATGGCCAATTAACCCAGCGCTGGATATTTGACACCAACACCCCCGAAAACAGACCCTATGCCGGCCAGGGCAACCACAGCCTCAGTATCAATGACGTAGATAGAGACGGCAAAGACGAAGTAGTCTATGGCTCTATGACCATAGATAATAACGGTACAGGCTTGTACAGTACCGGTTTAGGCCATGGAGACGCCCTGCACGTGAGCGATCTTGACCCCAACCGTCCGGGTCTGGAGTCCTGGACGGCCCATGAATCGCAGGGCCAATACCAGGGCAACGGTCTCTGGATGCGCGATGCCGGCACCGGTGAAAAACTATGGGGCATCCCCACCACCGGTGATATTGGCCGCGCCATGACCGCCGACATTGATCCGCGCCACAAAGGCTATGAGGTTTGGGGCGCCGTGAGAGGAGGTCTGTATAATGCCAAAGGCGAGGTTATTTCTACAAACAAACCACGCAGCATGAACTTTGCCAGCTGGTGGGATGGCGATTTGCAGCGCGAACTGCTGGACGGCACCTCCATTGATAAATGGGGCTACGCCAATGGCAACCAAATAAGACTACTCTCGGCCCACACCTATGGCGCCGAAAGGAACAACTGGACTAAGTCCAACCCCGGCCTAAGTGCTGATATTCTAGGCGACTGGCGGGAAGAGGTCATTTACCGGCATAACAATAACCAGGAACTCCTGATTTTCACTACCACTATTCCCACCCCGCATAGGTTGTATACCTTCATGCATGATACCCAATACCGCACCGCTATTGCCTGGCAAAACGTAGGTTATAACCAGCCTCCGCATACCAGTTTTTATGTGGGCGAAGGCATGTCAGCACCACCCACTCCGGCTATAGCCCTTGTACAAGACAAAGGACCAACGGCCCCCGCTATTTATCTAACCGCCCGCGGCGGAGAGTCTAAAACCTACCTGGGCTGGTCTACTATCAACTATAAAGTAGCTAGGCTAGAAGTGTACCGAAGCCCAGAACCAAATCCAGCCAACCGGGTTCTCATTTCCAGGCTGGATGGGGCCACGAAGTCTTTTCTAGATGAAAACCTGCCCAATAAAACCACTTACTATTATTGGGTTGACGGGTATGATGCCAGCGGTAGAAAAGTAACTTCGGCCCCCGCCGCAGCTACGTTTTAA
- a CDS encoding glycoside hydrolase family 28 protein, with protein sequence MKKFLLSLLFAATLVSSQAKDFVITKYGACKDSTKLNTLAIQKLIDKVHKKGGGTIVIPKGVFLSGALFFKPKTNLRLLEGAVLKGSDDIAHYPLIPSRMEGQKLDYYAALVNAYQVNNFSITGPGTINGNGEKFWKQFWAYRDSLKKLNQVATNLDVHRPRLIFIWGSNNVTIKDVKIRNAGFWTTHLYQSNNVLIENCDIRSPYRPVPAPSTDGIDIDVCRNVIVRGCYISVNDDAIAIKGGKGPTAHTLPENGPVEDILIENCTFGETHSVLTLGSESIHAQKITMRNCRVDNNAPLLRMKMRPDTYQTFENITIENITGKCGSLVNMSPWKQFFDLGGSSEKPFGTIRNIIFSNLTIQCNNLGVLEGNSSDVVSGIVFRNSTIKAEKPTLKNAYPQVEMVNVTVNGTELVLNKN encoded by the coding sequence ATGAAGAAATTTCTCCTATCCCTCCTCTTTGCGGCCACACTGGTTTCATCTCAAGCAAAAGACTTTGTGATTACCAAGTATGGCGCCTGCAAAGACAGCACTAAACTGAACACCCTAGCTATTCAAAAACTTATAGATAAGGTGCACAAAAAAGGCGGAGGCACCATTGTCATCCCCAAAGGGGTTTTTCTCTCCGGCGCCCTGTTCTTCAAACCGAAAACTAACCTCCGGTTATTAGAAGGCGCCGTGCTGAAAGGCTCAGATGACATTGCCCACTACCCCTTGATTCCGTCGCGGATGGAAGGCCAGAAGCTGGATTACTATGCGGCCCTGGTCAACGCCTACCAGGTGAACAATTTCAGCATTACCGGCCCAGGCACCATTAACGGCAACGGGGAAAAGTTCTGGAAACAGTTCTGGGCCTACCGCGATTCCCTTAAAAAGTTGAACCAGGTGGCCACCAATCTTGACGTGCATCGCCCCCGCCTTATCTTTATCTGGGGCAGCAATAATGTGACCATCAAGGACGTGAAAATTCGGAACGCCGGCTTCTGGACCACCCATCTGTACCAGTCAAACAACGTCTTGATAGAGAACTGCGACATCCGCTCCCCTTACAGGCCGGTCCCGGCCCCCAGCACCGACGGCATTGACATTGACGTTTGCAGAAATGTCATTGTCAGGGGGTGCTACATCTCCGTGAATGATGACGCCATTGCCATTAAAGGCGGGAAAGGGCCAACGGCACATACATTACCTGAAAACGGACCAGTGGAGGATATCCTGATAGAGAACTGCACCTTCGGCGAAACACACTCCGTCTTGACGCTGGGCAGCGAGAGTATTCATGCGCAGAAAATTACCATGCGCAACTGCAGGGTAGACAACAACGCCCCGCTCCTAAGAATGAAAATGCGCCCAGACACCTACCAAACCTTTGAGAACATCACCATAGAGAACATCACGGGCAAGTGTGGATCTTTGGTGAACATGAGCCCCTGGAAACAATTCTTTGACCTTGGCGGAAGCTCTGAGAAACCCTTCGGCACCATCAGAAACATTATCTTTTCTAACCTTACTATACAGTGCAACAATCTGGGAGTGCTGGAAGGAAACTCCTCAGATGTGGTAAGCGGTATTGTTTTCCGGAATAGCACAATAAAGGCAGAAAAACCTACCCTAAAAAACGCTTACCCGCAGGTGGAGATGGTGAATGTAACGGTAAACGGAACTGAATTGGTCCTTAATAAAAACTAA
- a CDS encoding glycoside hydrolase family 2 protein: MFTKKLSFLFVLLLLAAEAFSKSPAKREVKYLSGTDNKNTVAWDFMVTGGRQSGKWTTIQVPSHWEQQGFGTYNYGRDYVTYGKNFRFADEKGLYKHKFQVPKGWKGKDIYIVFEGAMTDTEVKINGKSAGPVHQGAFYQFKYNVKDKVEYGKENLLEVTVSKMSADASVNNAERLADYWIFGGIFRPVYLEAFPTQHVAYTAIDAKADGAFSMNVHLVNPQAGNEVVAEIVDAAGKVVGTGKATIAKDTMVSIKTNVASPRQWTAETPALYTVNTYIRSGRKNLYQTSEKFGFRTIEVREGDGIYLNGTKIKMKGVNRHVFWPETGRTVNRDIDLMDVKLMKEMNMNAVRCSHYPPDKSFLQLCDSLGLYVLDELAGWQKAYSTKAGSKLVKEMVIRDANHPSIIIWSNGNEGGHNKELDDDYGQYDLSKRPVIHAHHRPGNAFNGIDCNHYEDYYSTKKILEGPNIYMPTEFLHAQDDGGGGTSLADFWELHWNSKLGAGGFLWDLTDEGIVRTDLNNTIDVNRVNAPDGLMGPHREKEGSFFAIKEIYSPVHIKMDKLPASFEGTIPVENRFHFTNLNQCTFQWELADYRKPGDSFTGSMVRKKGTGAGPSIAPTAKGNLKLNLPADWKNYDVLSLTAYDPNKDQLYTWTWNIKTHGQMLDGLVLLTKEQAQAKSKADTTSQKRNNQSDWKVEVTETDSTIMLKGGEVSVKLNKKKGTLTEVLNSTSKNLNFGDGPFMVAGNAKVASVKHYADGDGHVVEVNYSGDMKYAKWKMHGSGWVSLDYEYSLAGDYPFTGITFTYPENFIIGAKWLGKGPYRVWKNRPQGVEYNVWENYYNDVQTGSAPWQYPEFKGYFADVTWMEFNTVEGKFIVATPQEGLFVRRFDFYGLSGIKPHPELPIGNLSFLDNIPPLGTKLALNISANTRNLGPAGEMNKVTGPIKRTLYFYFGLPKPETSPQQFERPVVNELF, encoded by the coding sequence ATGTTCACAAAAAAGCTATCGTTCCTCTTTGTGTTGCTGCTTCTGGCAGCAGAAGCCTTCTCCAAGTCGCCGGCCAAGCGGGAGGTGAAATACCTGTCTGGTACTGATAATAAAAACACCGTGGCCTGGGACTTTATGGTGACCGGCGGACGGCAAAGCGGGAAATGGACCACCATTCAGGTGCCTTCGCACTGGGAGCAACAGGGCTTTGGAACCTACAACTACGGCCGCGACTATGTGACCTACGGCAAGAACTTCCGCTTCGCGGATGAGAAAGGCCTCTACAAGCACAAGTTCCAGGTGCCCAAAGGCTGGAAAGGCAAAGACATTTACATCGTTTTTGAAGGGGCCATGACCGATACCGAGGTTAAGATCAACGGTAAGTCTGCCGGACCTGTGCACCAGGGCGCCTTCTATCAGTTTAAGTACAATGTCAAGGACAAGGTAGAGTACGGGAAGGAAAACCTGCTGGAGGTAACGGTTAGCAAAATGTCGGCAGATGCGTCTGTGAACAATGCGGAGCGGTTAGCCGATTACTGGATTTTCGGGGGTATTTTCCGGCCGGTCTACTTAGAGGCGTTCCCAACCCAGCACGTGGCCTACACCGCCATTGACGCCAAGGCCGACGGCGCTTTCTCCATGAACGTGCATTTGGTGAACCCCCAGGCGGGAAATGAGGTAGTGGCAGAAATTGTAGACGCCGCAGGCAAAGTGGTAGGCACCGGCAAGGCGACTATCGCTAAAGATACGATGGTGAGCATCAAAACCAACGTGGCCAGCCCGCGGCAGTGGACCGCCGAGACCCCCGCGCTCTACACTGTGAACACCTACATTAGATCTGGCAGGAAAAACCTGTACCAGACTTCTGAGAAATTCGGGTTTAGGACCATTGAGGTGCGCGAAGGCGACGGTATTTACCTGAACGGCACCAAGATCAAGATGAAAGGCGTAAACCGCCACGTGTTCTGGCCCGAGACCGGCCGTACGGTGAATCGCGACATTGACCTCATGGACGTGAAACTGATGAAGGAGATGAACATGAACGCGGTACGGTGCTCGCATTATCCGCCAGACAAAAGCTTCCTGCAACTCTGTGACTCATTGGGTCTTTACGTGCTGGATGAACTGGCTGGCTGGCAGAAAGCCTACAGCACTAAGGCCGGCTCAAAGTTGGTCAAAGAAATGGTTATCAGAGATGCCAACCACCCGTCTATCATCATCTGGAGCAACGGCAACGAAGGTGGCCACAACAAGGAACTGGACGATGACTATGGCCAATATGACCTGTCTAAACGGCCCGTAATCCATGCGCATCACCGTCCGGGCAACGCGTTTAACGGCATAGACTGTAACCACTATGAAGATTACTACAGCACCAAAAAGATATTAGAGGGCCCCAACATCTATATGCCCACCGAGTTTCTGCACGCCCAGGATGACGGCGGCGGCGGAACCTCTCTGGCGGACTTTTGGGAACTTCACTGGAACAGTAAACTTGGGGCCGGCGGCTTCCTCTGGGACCTAACCGATGAAGGCATTGTGCGCACCGACCTCAACAACACCATTGACGTGAACCGGGTGAACGCCCCAGACGGCTTAATGGGCCCGCACCGCGAGAAGGAGGGAAGCTTCTTTGCCATCAAGGAAATTTACTCGCCGGTGCACATCAAAATGGATAAACTGCCGGCCTCCTTTGAGGGTACCATTCCGGTAGAGAACCGGTTCCATTTTACCAATCTCAACCAATGCACCTTCCAGTGGGAACTAGCCGATTACCGCAAGCCCGGCGACAGCTTCACCGGCTCCATGGTCCGCAAAAAAGGAACCGGGGCCGGCCCATCTATCGCTCCTACCGCCAAAGGGAACCTGAAGCTGAACCTCCCCGCTGACTGGAAAAACTATGACGTGCTCTCGCTCACGGCCTATGACCCAAACAAAGACCAGCTCTACACCTGGACCTGGAACATCAAAACCCACGGTCAAATGCTGGACGGCCTGGTGCTGTTAACCAAAGAGCAGGCGCAGGCCAAGAGCAAAGCAGACACCACCAGCCAAAAGAGAAACAACCAGTCTGACTGGAAAGTGGAGGTAACCGAAACGGATTCTACCATCATGCTAAAAGGTGGGGAGGTTTCAGTGAAGCTGAACAAGAAAAAAGGCACCTTGACTGAGGTATTGAACAGCACCTCTAAGAACCTGAATTTTGGCGATGGGCCCTTCATGGTGGCCGGTAACGCGAAAGTAGCCAGCGTGAAGCACTACGCAGACGGCGACGGGCACGTGGTGGAAGTGAACTACAGTGGTGATATGAAATACGCCAAATGGAAGATGCACGGCAGCGGTTGGGTTAGTCTGGATTATGAGTACAGCCTGGCTGGAGATTATCCGTTTACGGGCATCACCTTTACCTACCCAGAGAACTTTATCATTGGCGCCAAGTGGTTGGGCAAAGGCCCCTACCGGGTCTGGAAAAACCGTCCGCAAGGGGTGGAATACAACGTGTGGGAGAATTACTACAATGACGTTCAGACCGGCAGCGCCCCCTGGCAGTACCCAGAGTTCAAAGGGTATTTTGCAGACGTTACCTGGATGGAGTTTAACACCGTGGAAGGTAAATTCATTGTGGCCACGCCGCAGGAAGGCTTGTTTGTGCGCCGCTTTGACTTCTACGGTCTGTCTGGTATCAAACCGCACCCAGAGCTTCCCATCGGTAACCTGTCCTTCCTGGACAACATCCCGCCGTTGGGCACCAAACTGGCCCTGAACATCAGTGCCAACACTCGAAATCTTGGACCAGCCGGAGAGATGAACAAAGTAACAGGCCCCATTAAACGCACCTTGTACTTCTACTTCGGGCTGCCCAAGCCAGAGACTTCTCCCCAGCAATTTGAACGGCCTGTGGTAAACGAGCTATTCTAA
- a CDS encoding family 43 glycosylhydrolase, translating to MGQKLGTYSAVYSGVPWFDDRGKVVSAHGANIIKDKGRFYLFGEAHTDTSNAFAGFNCYSSADLYNWKFESVALPVQKSGKLGPNRVGERPKVMKSPKTGEYVMFMHVDTLGYKDQFIGYATAKTVAGPYTFKGPLLFNGKPIKRWDMGTFQDQDGSGYVLSHGGFIYKLSDDFKSISELVNNAFGSGFESPALFRKDSIYYFLGSHLTSWERNDNDYYTSTSLKGPWTKRGLFAPEGTLTWNSQTSFVLPTTGSKETTFLFMGDRWSFPKQASAATYVWQPFTVSGFSLSIPKYQEAWQINLSTGVASPLVNKVKTIENTDEQRITYTGKWQQSTSETLTESSSDVKDASFTATFKGSQISFYGLSRPDGGYARVMVRDRKGKTILASIVDMYSKYPSPGLRFQSPVLPKETYTLTVTVMGERGNWSDKRKSNYGSTGYFVSLDKLVIKE from the coding sequence ATGGGGCAAAAACTTGGAACCTATAGCGCTGTCTATTCAGGAGTCCCCTGGTTTGATGACCGGGGAAAGGTGGTTAGTGCGCACGGTGCCAATATTATCAAAGACAAAGGCCGGTTTTACCTGTTTGGCGAAGCGCATACTGACACCAGCAACGCGTTCGCGGGTTTCAACTGCTATTCTTCTGCAGACCTCTATAACTGGAAGTTTGAAAGCGTGGCGCTGCCGGTCCAGAAAAGCGGCAAACTAGGACCCAACCGAGTAGGGGAACGGCCCAAGGTGATGAAAAGCCCCAAAACCGGGGAATATGTCATGTTCATGCACGTAGATACGCTCGGGTACAAAGACCAATTCATTGGCTATGCCACGGCCAAGACCGTTGCCGGACCTTACACCTTTAAGGGCCCCTTGCTGTTTAACGGGAAACCGATTAAACGATGGGATATGGGTACTTTCCAGGACCAGGACGGTTCTGGGTATGTCCTGAGTCACGGCGGGTTTATCTATAAGCTAAGCGATGATTTCAAAAGTATCAGCGAACTCGTGAACAATGCCTTCGGGTCTGGGTTTGAGTCGCCGGCCCTGTTTAGGAAGGACAGCATCTATTACTTCCTGGGCTCGCATCTCACCAGCTGGGAACGCAACGACAACGATTACTACACCTCTACTTCGTTGAAAGGGCCCTGGACCAAACGTGGGCTTTTTGCCCCAGAGGGTACCCTTACCTGGAACTCCCAAACCTCTTTTGTGCTGCCTACCACAGGTTCCAAAGAGACCACCTTCCTGTTCATGGGTGACCGGTGGTCTTTCCCCAAGCAGGCCTCGGCGGCTACCTATGTGTGGCAACCGTTCACTGTTTCGGGCTTTTCCCTGTCCATTCCTAAGTACCAAGAAGCCTGGCAAATCAATCTTTCAACGGGCGTCGCTTCACCTTTGGTGAACAAAGTAAAGACCATAGAGAACACAGACGAGCAAAGAATTACCTACACCGGAAAATGGCAGCAATCGACTTCTGAAACCTTAACCGAGAGTAGCTCTGATGTAAAAGACGCCTCTTTTACCGCAACCTTTAAAGGCTCCCAGATAAGCTTTTACGGCCTTTCGCGCCCAGACGGCGGCTATGCCCGGGTAATGGTGCGTGACCGCAAAGGGAAAACCATCCTGGCTTCCATCGTGGATATGTACAGTAAATATCCTTCCCCCGGGCTCAGGTTCCAAAGCCCGGTGCTCCCTAAGGAAACTTATACCTTAACCGTAACGGTGATGGGCGAACGCGGCAATTGGTCAGATAAACGGAAATCCAACTATGGTAGCACGGGCTATTTTGTCTCCCTGGATAAACTGGTGATCAAAGAATAA